The Oryzias latipes chromosome 1, ASM223467v1 genome contains a region encoding:
- the dusp5 gene encoding dual specificity protein phosphatase 5, whose translation MKVSSIDCRRLKKILRKERGSCLIVDCRPFFSFTNSNIRGSVNVNLNSLVVRRSRGGPVPLQFVIPDERALLRLREGSISAIVALDEQTSHWQKLKKDSVAQIVINTLSHVSSGTSVCFLKGGYQNFQSQYPELCTEVKTTDRSATETEKRVNSHPEKHFHRKPDYDQGKPVEILPFLYLGSAYHASRQDYLSDLHITALLNVSRRDLQPAKGQYEYKWIPVEDSHMADISSHFQEAIEFIDRVKQSKGKVLVHCEAGISRSPTICMAYMMKTQHLRLDAAFDIIKQRRAVISPNFSFMGQLLQFESEVLSNAPALSTTPQPATPSVPESVSFFASDFTATFNTKSFEASVFTFPTSCLQSPVHHQFKLSPITALP comes from the exons ATGAAGGTGAGCAGCATCGACTGCCGACGGCTGAAGAAAATCCTCAGGAAGGAGCGCGGGAGCTGCCTCATCGTGGACTGCAGACCGTTCTTCTCGTTCACGAACTCCAACATCAGAGGCTCCGTTAACGTCAATCTGAACTCGCTGGTGGTCCGGAGGTCCCGGGGAGGGCCGGTGCCTCTGCAGTTCGTCATCCCGGATGAGAGAGCCCTGCTCCGCCTCCGGGAGGGGAGCATATCGGCGATCGTCGCCCTGGACGAGCAGACGTCCCACTGGCAGAAGCTGAAGAAGGACAGCGTGGCCCAGATCGTCATCAACACGCTGTCGCATGTGTCCAGCGGGACCAGCGTCTGCTTCCTCAAGG GAGGATACCAGAACTTCCAGTCTCAATACCCGGAGCTTTGCACTGAGGTGAAAACCACGGACCGGAGCGCAACTGAAACCGAGAAACGGGTCAACAGCCACCCGGAGAAGCATTTTCACCGCAAACCAGATTATGATCAG GGTAAACCTGTGGAGATCCTGCCTTTCCTCTACCTCGGCAGTGCCTACCACGCCTCCAGACAGGACTATCTCAGCGACCTTCACATCACTGCCTTGCTCAACGTGTCCCGCAGAGACCTGCAGCCCGCCAAGGGCCAGTATGAGTACAAGTGGATCCCTGTGGAGGACAGCCACATGGCAGACATCAGTTCTCACTTCCAGGAGGCTATAGAGTTTATAG ATCGTGTAAAGCAATCAAAGGGAAAGGTCCTGGTACATTGTGAGGCGGGCATCTCACGCTCACCAACCATCTGCATGGCTTACATGATGAAAACGCAGCACCTGCGGCTGGACGCGGCTTTCGACATCATCAAGCAGCGGCGGGCGGTTATCTCCCCGAACTTCAGTTTCATGGGCCAGCTGCTACAGTTTGAGTCGGAGGTCCTGTCCAATGCCCCGGCACTCAGCACAACGCCCCAGCCGGCCACTCCCTCTGTCCCAGAGTCCGTCTCCTTTTTCGCCAGTGACTTTACCGCCACCTTTAACACCAAAAGCTTTGAGGCGTCTGTGTTCACCTTCCCTACCTCGTGTCTGCAGTCTCCAGTCCACCACCAGTTCAAACTGAGCCCCATAACTGCACTGCCTTAA